The genomic window TTCTGCCTGCTTCAGTCTGTTGAAATTTTGACAAATGTAGTTTCCATCGATTTAAACAAGAGTTCTATTTTTTCTTGCCAAAGAAGCTGAACCTCTTCTCACGATCCTTCTCTTTCCCCTCCTTGTTGCGCATGGTAACGCCTCCGGCTTCACCTGAGCTGGGGGAGATGGGAGGCATCGTCATGGCGCGGCTGAGGGCCCGCGGACCTACTGGCGAGTCTCCTGATCCTGCTGGAATGGAGTTGTGGATGGAACGGATCCAGGAGCTCATCTCCGCCTttaaacagccaaaaatatttattatactTAACCATTGTGAAGGAGAGTCACAGGAcacaaatataatttgtattcaattatgtgttttagtAGAGTGATTCTGTTCACATCTCACCTCATCCTTTGCTTGGAATAGATACTCTTTTCCATCTCCTAGCCTGCAGACACAATGTTGAAGACCATTAGTCAGATATAAGCTATAAAATAATACATCTCACTATTTCACCATCTTGTTGGTATTTTATTACAGCCtctcactttaaaataaaataaactagaACTACCGCCTCACGGTTGTATTTCTCCACAAACTGGTCAAGTTGCAGTTAGTTTACaaccatgtctgtgaaaacatggatgattCACACACATATCTTCAACACGGCAGCACAAAAGATCAACaatcagcacagtctcaaggtGGACAACTAaatttagtgtcaccaattcagtatctgaccaaatgtctccccttctgttcctgagttatgacgttGAGTCAGACatgaccagaaaagtgtttttgcagaacattatgacgttgcagtgaagttgacctttgaccttttgggaaataaaatgtcatcacttcatcattttatcctagtAGACAtctgtttgaaattttgtcacaattagcgtatgaattcttgagttatggccaaaaacatgttttatggggtcacagtaacctttgaCCCTCAACCACCATATTCTACTCAGTTCATTTTTAAGTCTAAGtgggtgtttgtgccaaatttgaagaaattcctttaaGGTGTTCTGAAatattcacaagaataagacagatgcaaggtcacagtgaccttgacctttgacaaccaatTTCTAATCTTTTCATTCTTGAGTCTGGgtgaatgtttgtgtcaaatttgaggaaattccctcaaagcctTCTTAAGATATTGCATATAGGAGAATGACacaaatgcaaggtcacagtggctttgaccactaaaatctaattaaGTCATCATTACGtttaagtgaatgtttgtgccgaatttgaagaaattccctaaagCTGTTCTCGAgctattgcgttcacaagaatgagacagggtcataatgacctttgaccaccgaaaTCTAATCATTTCATTGGATCCAGGtgggtgtttgtgccaaatgaagaaattccctcaagacgttcttgagatatcattttcacaacaataggacggacaacctgaaaacataatgataaataaatcaaacagcGTGACAACTGTACTGAATCAGGAACCCTTTTTCTGACATCATTAGTTACCAAGTTTATTCTTACCTGAGCTTGAATACAAATTTCCTCTTCTTATAGTCGTGAGCCACCTCGCACACAGCCTCCCCGAGGCTTATGGGTACCTCTCCGTGGTATGGAATGCCGTTGCTAGCGCTCTTGTTGTCCTTATAGAAACCGAGACTTCCTTTTCTTAGGACACAGTACACGTTCTGCCAGGATCTGTGGGAGTAAAAAAATAAGTAAGATGTGGAAAAATCACCAGTAAGAGCTTTTTAACACAACCAACCATTTTCAAGCaagaatatgtttttaaaattggGGACAAATTAACAACATAAGCAACTGAGTTTACATGTTGCTCTGAAGTTAGCATGTAGGTTTAAGTAGCACTGTAGGCTATGTAATGTAAATGCCTGGAGCCAATGATGatataaagaaatctggcaCACTATGATGAAGATAGCCAGAGTAGACAAAACTGTAAGAAACAAGAGTGTTCAGaacggtctgaagcctgaggtttatGCTCACAGGAATTATTTCTACATACGAACATccaacattgtaacattatataagacGCAAAATACAGACAAGCATAACAGGTCCCCTTTAATGCACTTGACCAACCCCCTCCATACCAACACTCACCTGGTAGCTGCCTTTTTGCTGTGGGACTCCATCTCCTGTTTTCGACAGAGCATCCCCTCCATGGTATCTGGCTCGGACTCTGCTCCACCCCTGCTCGGTAACGTGGCAGAAGGCTCAAGGCGAGACGATGCCAGCCCGCTGTCCCTTCCTGGTCCGTTCACCGACTCAGACTCTGAGCCCTACGGTTCAAACCAAGAACATGAATGGTGGTGAGGAGGTGGAAAAACACGAGACTGGATGGAAGCAGTGAGCAGCAAAGCAGCCATTCACAGCCATACATGAAAAGCCATGATGACGCTTGCTTTGACAGCACCATATGATTACCTCAGGTAACAGCATAGCGTGGGTCCACATTATCACACAGTACACTGATATTACACAGGACGATTACAGTCACTCATACGGGTGAGATATACAATTAAAATAACAGCACATGTGTGAAACATGCATGCTGGACCGAACATGGatagttaaaatgttaaaataataataatcaaaatgTACCTGCTGCCAGGTTTGTTTGGAACAGAGGCAGATACAAATTTGCAATGTAAATATCATTACTGGTATTCTTAAAATAATCTTTGCCTCTTCAGTCAAGTATCAGTAATATATTGAGCcactattacacacacacacacacacacacacagacaaaacataCATGAACTCAAATACAGGTCAACTCTAAAAGCCTAAAATCGTTTACCAAATTTATCTTAAATACAGAAACCACAGAGAACATGATGCCTTTTAAAGTACTCGTTTGTGACAGTAGTTGTGTTTCTATTTCCTCAACAAACCTTTTTTCTACAAAGACTATTAATGACTTTCACACTCATCACAGGAAGTGTACACATATAGGGAAAGACTAAAATGAACTACACATAAATCATCTGCGAACAGCTACAGTTACCACCACATTTACAACTCTGGGCTTCACACGTACAGTCACTCCTGTCCTGGTCAATATGAGCACATATACAACAGCAGATTGATCCATGACAGCAATCTGTTCATGAATCTGCATCATGCCTTTTAAAACAGCAATGGGACTCATTGATggaacatgaataaataaagcgATGGTTTTGCATCTGTGACAGAGAGCGATGGCTTCTCAACAGAAGAAAAGAGGCACTGCAGTTGACCAGGAGCTGAGCGGAGGCTGTGACGGGGGCGAGGGGAGAGCTACACAGCTGACCGCGGCTTGGTACTCACACGCTCCGGCTGCTTTGGCTTACACACACGTTTAGGCTCTGATTTCTTTCCCACTGACAACGATAGCGATAATGACTGCTGATAAAAACGTAACAAGACATTGTTAAGAAGTGTTTTAGACACTGGTTACACTTCTAGAACTTTTTCTCAGACACCATTTTGATTGGCTTCTAACAACAGTCGTCAACAACTGTGACCATATGATCAATGTATACAGAAATGGCTCCCTTTCTCTGACTGATTATTCTCTGTAGTTTCTGCTGCAAACCTTaacatttatttctgctttCAACCAGCAGCTAGTGTAGGCTACCATCATCTCCTCCGGCATCTGCCAATAAGGACTTTCACTATATCGTGTAACATGCATGAAGTATGTCCCACCCAGATCCCAAACCCCACTTCAGGGTTCCTGAGGTGGTGGGTAAGTTTCTTCATTTGCAAGCCTGATTCTTTTCAGAAAAAGTGCTTCCACAATACTAACTTATTTTTCAAGTATCATCAAAAAtacctaaaaaaaataaaaaattctgcTTAAATAAACACTTCATAATTTACAATTAATAGCCATTCTCTGatgacaaaaatacatatattactTTCAACTGGACAATAGCAAATTACATGATAATGTAACAAGGTTTGTACTGAAACAACACTGTTGATTGGAGTagaacagacagagacagggacacacactcacatacacttACATTATGTATTAAATGTATGACATAGTCACAGGTTTGGACTTCTTTTACAACTCATATACTTTCATGAAATTCATAGTTTGCAACATAAGGTTATATTTGTCATAGTAATGGAATAGTATTAAATGTGGACATCTCATGGCAACATCTGTACAAAGTTACCATTATTTCTTTCATTTATCTTTCTGTAATTGACTTTTTGACACAGACTGAGTGGGGGGGCGAATATAATCCATGTCATAATGTAGAAGATGAATCATGGAACATAGAAAAGACATTATAGGACATTATGTGCTCGAGCCCAAAGGTAAAAAATGACATTAGAAACCTGGTAAAAAATTACAGAGCAGAAACCTGTAGCACACAAAGCATTTGGATTTAAAAAACACTCACCTGAGATGTGTCATTGTCGCTGTGAACTCCATTCACTGACACCGACTGATTGAGTGTGGTCTGGTCCAGACTGGTTctgtgttaaaaagaaaaaaaatcaatgtctgTTGATACTGTACGCCAACACCGTTCTGCTCCACCATAACTCCCCTTTATTTTACCTGGCTGCAGAATCATGTGCTTGACTTTCTGTCTCAGATGGTGCCACTTCTACTGGGGGCGGTGTCGGGGGTCGCCgcgctctctcctcttcctctcgcCTCCTCTGGATCTCCTGCTCCTCAAGCTGAAAAACGGGAAGTCAGTTGTTTTATCTAAACCTAACACCTCATGAGTGAGGAAAAATCAATGCCTACATTCACAGATGAGAGGCGGACATCCTGTACATCCTGTACATCCTGTATCTATTGCACCAGACGCTATTTTGATGTGTAAGTCATCTCTCTACTTACTGTAGTGAGTTTCTCTAGCAGCGAAAAGCGGTCTTCCCAGGCTGCAGCAAGCTTCTCAAAGGCCTCGTGGCGCTTAATTAGGCTCTCTACCTCATCCACATTTGAGCCCAGATCGGCTGCTCGCACCAAAGGTTCCTGCCCTGCCAACCAAGACTCTGCCACATAGGCATCGCGTCCAAACTGCAACACCTCCAGCACTGAGATGCAGAGACAAGAAGAGCAAAAGATAAAGAGggagaaacaaaaagacagaGTGAACAAATAATGAGACATTAAGAAATACAGCATAAACAGCAACAGAAACTATTAGTAGTGAGTCAGATGCTTACTAGCACATTTAtgcacatttatatttattgagTGTCTGTAATTGTTGTGTTTGATCTATCTACATtacctacctacccacctacctaTCTATCTGTCACGTCTACCTATTACGGCCCTTTCAGACCAACTGTAGCTTCatggcaaaaaacaaaagcttcaCTGATTTGAGTAAGACCACTTCGTTGGTGCGGGAAGGGTTACTCAGCAAAGgggtcacaaaataaaaaataaaaacatatgcaaacaaaccaaaacgTTAGTCCTGGCTCTACTTTTGCCATATTGCAATCAACACCCATCTAATACGTGTATGACCTATGACCTGCAGAAAAGGCGGCTGATATGATAACTTTGAGTTATCCTTATCCTATTTCCGAGGGAGGAATGAATCTGTGTCTCTTAGAACTTTAACCTGGACATATGTGTTTGTACTTTATCTGACTACCTTTACCCCATACCCTCTGCCAATCACACCACAGTATGACTCACAACTCTTTTACCATGGCACTATTAGACTCAGTGTGCCCCTATTCTCTATAACATGTTATGCATGCATACCAATTTGTAAATGGTCCATCTTGTCTTGCCACTTTTTGTTGATCTTGTCTCTCTTTTCCTGCAGTTGAGCCAGTTTCTCCCGGATCTGTGAATCAAGATGAAGAGAAGAACATTAAAGGAGAAGTGTGTAGAATGTAGTGGCGCCAAGGGGTTAAATACACCATCACTCACGCCTCCTTTTCCAAGCAGAATTTTAGTTTTTTCCttggattggttagggttagggtaaaaATATCTGGGtaggccaatcagaggcagagaaaaTCAGAGCATCCAAAATGGCTCTCAAGAACCTAAAGTGGCTTCAGGTAACAAAATCAAGAAAGGACACCTCTAGCGCCAATATTGTGTTTGTTCTGGGCCACCATAGAAACATGGAAGTGcaaaatgccattttttttctcccctactgtgctgtgattggctagtaccAATCCTTACTATGACCTTTTTGCCCTATCTTTAACCACGACCTCAAAGCATTCCACCTCCACAAATCGAAGTgacaagtactagccaatcactgCACAGTAGGACGGGACTCCTGATAAACAAACATGTGAGCAATTGTAGATATTAAGAGCTCTTTCTTATCCAACCAAAACACAGCAAACCTTAGTGTCAggtacactaatgaaaacataattatggATATCAtgtcatttctgccaataactGCCCCGCCATTccacacactggtcctttaagtAATAACCCACATGAGTCATTAAGTGTATTCCCTTTGACTCAGACCTCATTCTTGTAAATATGCATTGGTATGACTGTAGATAACAGTGGAAGTGAGCCATGGCAAATTACCTCATCGGCTGCATAGTGATTATTGTTGATGAGAGTATTTCCCATCTCAATACAGGCAGTAAAGCTGTCTGCTCTTGTCTCGATCTCTGACTTGATGTCCTGATGATTGGCAATGACCAGTCCTGCAGAGGACACATCCCTGGGAcaacagagaggagacagagttgAGATTTAAATATGTTTGACACACTGATTATAACAGCATTTATGACAGTAACTGGCAAGTTAAGCATAAAATGACATTCACCTGGGGCTGTCATGTGCATCTATCTGCAGGTTGACACCGTCCATCCAGAGCATGAGGTCTCGCACCATGTTGAAGAAGCGGAACTTCTCCACAGTGTCCAGCAGGAGGAGCCTGCGGGCCTGACCAGCCTCAAGCAGGCCTTCCCAGGCAGAAGTCACAGCATGTTCACTCCTGTGAATGTCATCAGCTTTCTCCCCAGCATAAGCCTTCTGCAACCGTGCTGCATCATCTTGCACCTGGTTCACCTAATGGGTAAAAGATGAAGCAGGGACATTCAGGTTTCTATTCACATTCCCTGAGTCTCACACGAGATCTCTTTATTAACTGATAGCTGACCTGTCCACTGAGGGCCTGGATGTCATTTTCGAAAGTGTTGTGCTGTCTGTGTAGATGTTGAACAGTGTTCAAATCACGGCCAAGGTCAGAGGGCAGgccctccctcttctccttAACACGCCCAAGCACCTCCATGGCATCCTGATGGAAGCGGTGCAACTCATAGGAGGCTGCCAAcatctgtgtgcgtgtgtcgaTCAGCTCCAGCAGATCAGCCCAAGCCTCGTTTAACCCATCCTTCCACTCAGCCACACTGGCGTTCTCAGGATGACCCGACTCAATCAGGTCATCTGCCAGCCCATTTACACCATCCACACGCTCTTGGCCGATGGTGCTGGTGTCACGAGCAAACTCCCGGAACTTGTCCCTCAGCATCTGTAGAAAGAAAAATTAGGGCAAAAATGGGAAACATAATTAATTCAGCTAAATTTCCCTGAGCATCAGTGTCTCCAAAGTatgtgacagagaaaaaaaactcactgTGACATGTTCATAGTCCTGTCCTAGTTCGTGGGAGCCAGCAACCACCTCCCTCTCAGCAATCCACTGTTCCAGGTCATCCACCTCCCGCTTCAGCTGGGTCAGCCGCAGTCTCTCCTGAAGCCGCCCACGACGCTCCTCAGCGAGGTCTTTCAACCCTGCATAGAGTTTGTCGACTTGGGCTTGCCTTAAGGTGATTCTCTCGCTGTGTAAATAAAAAGACAGATCAGTGGTTGTGGGTGTGCAGCTTCCTTCGTTAGAAAGCTTGTGTCACATGTTAGTTTAACATTTGGATCTATTTGTGCTCCCTCACCTCTCTGGGTGTTCACTGGTGACCATGAGGCGGCTGCTGTTGGCTAGTTGGTGAATGGTTTGGGCGTAGTCTTCAAGCGCCTGTTCGAGGGTCTGGTGCTTCTTGACCATTACTAGTGCGCTTTGCTCATCCTgggaaacaaacacaggagaTTATCACATTTTGTCAAGACAGAAAGAAGTGTAAGAGCAATTCTACGTCCTATTTTGTCTCGTCTTACCTTGGCTTTTTCCTCTGACATCATATGTAGCTCTTGTTCTCCCATCCAGGCCTCGGCCTCTGCTGCATCAGCATAGAACTGCTGGGCGCGATTGGCTTCCATTAGACGGGCATTGCGCTTGTCTGTCTCGGCTATCAGCTGGCCCCAGAGGTCCTCCAGCTCAACGAGGCGCTCCTCCAGGACAGACTGCCTATCACCATCTAACTGGCTCTGAGTCTTGCCTCGTCTGAGGATGTCATCGATGCGAGGCTGGTGGCCCTGAATCTCCTTCTGCAATGTCTGATTCAGAAACAAAAGGTGGGTTTGGTATTTTCCACACCTCACATTTGCCTGTGGTGTATGCTCAGTGAAGGTGTTTAATAATCTAGAGATGCCAGTGAGTGTATTGTAAGTCACCTTTATCTTCCTTTTAATTAACCTGtattacaacatttaaaaacaaagtagTAATTAATCGTTTCAGGAAATTGATTCTTTTTTCACTGTACCTGGTTCTTCTTACTCAGCAGCTGTACAGTGGGCAGGTCTTTTCCATGGTCTGTGGAAGACGCCAGAGGCATCCTCTCTTTCACCCATAGCTGAGAGGAAAATAGATGAATGAATAAGACATGAGTATCAGGTGAAAAAGgatgcaataaaaaaaactcacttaCTCCAAActtctacattttatttatgcaAGCAGTCAGGTAATCCCACTCACGATTTCATCCTCCAGATCTCTGTTGAATTGATGTGCTTCTTTGGAGGCGAGTAGTCGCTGTCTCCTTAGTTTGAGAGGATCCTGAAGGTTGGAGAAGTTGTCAGTGACACGCCTTTGCTGACCATCTACTTCGGTGAGTCCAGCTTCCTCCTGGGACAGGGCCAGAGCCTGAGACTGGAGGGACTGCACCTCCTTCTCTCTGACCTCCATTTGGTGCTCCAGCATCTATACAGTGACAGAACAAAAATGTTAGACACGGAGGTATGACATTAAGCAGCTTTGGCCAGTCCCAACACATGCACTTAGCTCAGCAAGTTCAGGatttataaaatacattttgaagctTTTTCAGCACGATTACAATCACAGTAAATCTTCTCAGTACACATTTTGTGTAAAATGAACAGTATTTCATGACAGCAGAGATGCCATAGATTATGCTTTGCTTGCACAGCGTGCTCTATACCTGGTGCTTCTTGAGCAGGATGTTGACACTAGTCAAATCTTTGCCATAGTCATCACTCTGCAGCTGACCCTCAAGGTTTTTCAGCCAGACATCCAGAGCAGAGCAGCTCTGTGTAAAGAGCTCTGCCCGGTTAGCGTCGAACAAGCACTGGGCCTTGGTGCGGGTGGTGCCCTCCAGCTCCTCCCACTGACGCTGAAGGTCCTCCAGGGTCTGCTGAACGACAGGTTTGAGCTCCGGCTTCTCCGCCACCAGCGCCTGACCCTCCTGTTGGAGACAAGGAAACAAGAATATGTTTGAATTGATGGCAGAATAAATTATTGATGAAATGCCAGCTAGCCTTATTGATCAGCCAACCCATTAACAGGCAGATAAATGGATGTCTAAATACTGATTGATAACATTAAATTCAACAACGATTAATATAAAAATGGCCACACCTTATCAATTTTGTCAAGCCAGTCTTTGTTGGAGGCCAGCTCTGCCATGAAGGCCTGATGCTTCTGCCACTTGCTGTGAAGATTTCTGGCCTCATCGTAAGACATGTCCTGTGCTGTCAGCATCTTCTCATTGATCCACAACGTGAGCTACAGAAAAGAGAACAGCATTATGGAACAAGCATTATTTCTCTAGTGATAAACACAAATTCTATAGTTTGTTTCTTATGATTAACTAACTGTCACATATTTATCCCTTTACTGAGAGTATTATTCATTCTGCTAatatttcatttgattttaaaaataattttacctcCTGTCCATCTTGAAGGAAGTGCTGCAGTTCACGGTTATCCTTGAGCTTTGCCAGCAATTCGTTTGCAGCCTCTTTATTTTTGAGATGCCTGGAGAAAATTAATGAGAAGGTTAAATGAGCTTCTGTCCTTCAAActacaaattaaaaagaaaaacattaatgGCGGTCGGCTCTAACCTTTCCTGGATGGAATCAACTTTTTCCTGGATCTTGTCCGAGTTTGCATTACAGTCATTAATGAGGCGCCGTCCGGCCTCCACCACGCCAGTTATCTTCTCCTCGCTGGCCTCTGTGGTGGTGAGGAAATCCTCGTGCTTCTTAATGGCCTCCTCTGCTCCCTGAAGAGTGGTGGGCATTTCTGTGTGGGACAGCACGTACTCCTACACAGAGAGGAAAGGAATGTCACTTTGTGTTACATTTCTTATGTGTAATTATCTAATTCTTCATGATTTTTGCGGCCTGTTGGCGTACTGTAAGTGACGGGTTGAGATTAAGACttataaaacaactacaatcTGGGGATATAGTAAATAATTCAAAATAGAACAAGCCACAAATATAATTTTTCTGCTCCTGTCTCTGAATTCAAATTCTTATGTTGTTCCAGTCCTTAAGTTGTCAATTAATTTTTTGTGCCACTTAGAACTATGACAGTAGGTCTTTCAATTTTATGACATCACCTACTGTAGTATAGTGGCCTACACCACACAGATCTAGGCTTATGGCCCACTTATAGTGCAGCTTACATCTCTCCTCCCAGTTGCTCTGATTTGAGAGCATGTGAAAACACAGAACTGGCCACCAgtgtaaacaaaccacaaacACCCAGACAACCACAATAGAGACTAATATAGGATAAACAGAGTTTAAACATGAGGGTAAACATATTTCTGATTATCAGAACAACACACTTGTGTTGTACTAAAACCAGTGTGGGAACAACACTGGTTTTAGTGTTGTTTTAGTTCAGAAAAGACAAATCTAAGCTTGGAAATTATTTTAGCGGTTAAACCATCACAAAATTGCAAATCTGAAGATTGAATCAAATCAGTTTCAATTAATTCAGATTAGAGATATGATGACTTTGTATTGTAATCAAGTGCAACTTAGTCATGTTGAGAAAAATGGGAGGTGCAAGAGGGCAGATGGTCTGCTGAgaaatttgtatttgatttagATTTCTTTCCAACTCATACTTAGTTTAACCCATGCTCTGCTTAAAGGCATAATCATCTACTTAAATCATGCAGTATATCTATGTATTTCAGGTACACACAGGTATTTGGCTCTGACTTTGGCACTGACTGGTGGACTGTGGACTGTGCCAAATAGGCTTTACAATGATACATGATAGCTCTCTGGCACAGGCTATGTTGTCCGTACCTGGCTGTTGAGGAAAGCCTCTGCCTGCTTCGCGTCTCTCAAGAAAGTCTGGAAGTCAAACGCTTGGGCCAGAAGACTGTGGCGGTTCTCCCACATGCGACGCAGCTCATGCCAGCCAGTGTCCAGTGCCTGGAGCCTCTGGGCCAAGAACATGTGTTGGGCATCCGTCTGACCTTGGGTCACCTCCTCACCGACCGCTCGCATCTTCTCGTAGTCCTCCTTATAGTTATCCACCTCATTCTTAATGTTCTCGTGCTGGGCGAGCAAACTCTCAGCCTCAGGCAGAGAGGTGGGAATATCCTCTGAGGCCACAGCCGTCTGGGTGCGGGACAGCCACGACTGGAAGTCATCCAGATCCCTAAGGAAGCCCTGCAGCTTGCTGGCTTCACCCAATGACTCTTCACGTCGCTTCATGGTGGCATTCAGCTCCTCCCACACCTCTTGAATCTCTGCCAGGTGTCCTTGAATCTCTCCAGCCTGATCGGGATGTTCCATGGCCAGCTTTTTAGCCTCATTTCTCAAATCATCCAGTTTACCCTGAAAGGACATGaaaaatcatttaaatgcaGAAATGATGACAAGATATGGCAATACGAAGCCCAAAATGATCCTACGATCAATTTAGCTTATTTTTACATTATCTGTTACACAGTCTGTTCTGTTTACATCCCTCACCAGTAAGTCACTGCATGTGACCTCTTCATACCT from Epinephelus lanceolatus isolate andai-2023 chromosome 11, ASM4190304v1, whole genome shotgun sequence includes these protein-coding regions:
- the sptbn2 gene encoding spectrin family protein isoform X1, whose amino-acid sequence is MSTISPTDFDSLEIQQQYNDINNRWDLAAETDWDNENSSARLFERSRIKALADEREAVQKKTFTKWVNSHLGRVTCRIGDLYTDLRDGRMLIRLLEVLSGEQLPKPTKGRMRIHCLENVDKALQFLKEQKVHLENMGSHDIVDGNHRLTLGLIWTIILRFQIQDISVETEDNKEKKSAKDALLLWCQMKTAGYPNVNIHNFTTSWRDGLAFNAIVHKHRPDVIDFDNLKRSNAHYNLQNAFNVAEKELGLTKLLDPEDVNVDQPDEKSIITYVATYYHYFSKMKALAVEGKRIGKVLDYAIEADQLIEKYETLASELLQWIEQTIGTLNDRQLANSLSAVQNQLQAFNSYRTVEKPPKFTEKGNLEVLLFTIQSKMRANNQKVYMPREGKLISDINKAWERLEKAEHERELALRNELIRQEKLEMLAARFDRKAAMRETWLSENQRLVSQDNFGTDLGAVEAATRKHEAIETDIGAYWERVAAVEAVAKELETESYHDVRRILARRDNVLRLWEYLKELLAARRERLNAHRDLQRLFEEMRYIMDWMADMKGRLQSPDSGKHLHDVLDLLQKHTLVEADISAQAERIKAVQGAAQRFTSYEQAYKPCEPGLVSEKVDLLGQAYEELGQLAGKRRVRLEDSRRLWQFLWDLGEEAAWIREQEQILASGDCGRDLTSALHLLSKHEAFRDEMAARYGPLSNSIAAGEALVQEGHFGAPEVTERIQDIRAQWAHLEETTKLREQSLKEAVALHQFQTDANDMEAWIMETLRQVSSTEVGHDEFSTQTLARKQREIDEEIQSHRPGIDSLHEQVQALPQAYVHFPQVDGRLPAIEQRYEELESLSVARRQALEGALALYRMFSEAGACQLWVEEKEQWLDSMEIPTKLEDLEVVQQRFETLEPEMNNLGTRVNDVNQVAEQLLSSDNCNKDQIHQTRDQLHNRWKEFEQMAGQKKQALESALNIQNYHLECNEIQTWMKEKTKVIESTQSLGNDLAGVMALQRKLTGMERDLEAIEGKLDDLRNEAKKLAMEHPDQAGEIQGHLAEIQEVWEELNATMKRREESLGEASKLQGFLRDLDDFQSWLSRTQTAVASEDIPTSLPEAESLLAQHENIKNEVDNYKEDYEKMRAVGEEVTQGQTDAQHMFLAQRLQALDTGWHELRRMWENRHSLLAQAFDFQTFLRDAKQAEAFLNSQEYVLSHTEMPTTLQGAEEAIKKHEDFLTTTEASEEKITGVVEAGRRLINDCNANSDKIQEKVDSIQERHLKNKEAANELLAKLKDNRELQHFLQDGQELTLWINEKMLTAQDMSYDEARNLHSKWQKHQAFMAELASNKDWLDKIDKEGQALVAEKPELKPVVQQTLEDLQRQWEELEGTTRTKAQCLFDANRAELFTQSCSALDVWLKNLEGQLQSDDYGKDLTSVNILLKKHQMLEHQMEVREKEVQSLQSQALALSQEEAGLTEVDGQQRRVTDNFSNLQDPLKLRRQRLLASKEAHQFNRDLEDEILWVKERMPLASSTDHGKDLPTVQLLSKKNQTLQKEIQGHQPRIDDILRRGKTQSQLDGDRQSVLEERLVELEDLWGQLIAETDKRNARLMEANRAQQFYADAAEAEAWMGEQELHMMSEEKAKDEQSALVMVKKHQTLEQALEDYAQTIHQLANSSRLMVTSEHPESERITLRQAQVDKLYAGLKDLAEERRGRLQERLRLTQLKREVDDLEQWIAEREVVAGSHELGQDYEHVTMLRDKFREFARDTSTIGQERVDGVNGLADDLIESGHPENASVAEWKDGLNEAWADLLELIDTRTQMLAASYELHRFHQDAMEVLGRVKEKREGLPSDLGRDLNTVQHLHRQHNTFENDIQALSGQVNQVQDDAARLQKAYAGEKADDIHRSEHAVTSAWEGLLEAGQARRLLLLDTVEKFRFFNMVRDLMLWMDGVNLQIDAHDSPRDVSSAGLVIANHQDIKSEIETRADSFTACIEMGNTLINNNHYAADEIREKLAQLQEKRDKINKKWQDKMDHLQIVLEVLQFGRDAYVAESWLAGQEPLVRAADLGSNVDEVESLIKRHEAFEKLAAAWEDRFSLLEKLTTLEEQEIQRRREEEERARRPPTPPPVEVAPSETESQAHDSAARTSLDQTTLNQSVSVNGVHSDNDTSQQSLSLSLSVGKKSEPKRVCKPKQPERGSESESVNGPGRDSGLASSRLEPSATLPSRGGAESEPDTMEGMLCRKQEMESHSKKAATRSWQNVYCVLRKGSLGFYKDNKSASNGIPYHGEVPISLGEAVCEVAHDYKKRKFVFKLRLGDGKEYLFQAKDEAEMSSWIRSIHNSIPAGSGDSPVGPRALSRAMTMPPISPSSGEAGGVTMRNKEGKEKDREKRFSFFGKKK